A section of the Citrus sinensis cultivar Valencia sweet orange chromosome 8, DVS_A1.0, whole genome shotgun sequence genome encodes:
- the LOC102616626 gene encoding protein SUPPRESSOR OF K(+) TRANSPORT GROWTH DEFECT 1 translates to MYSNFKEQAIEYVKQAVQEDNAGNYAKAFPLYMNALEYFKTHLKYEKNPKIKEAITQKFTEYLRRAEEIRAVLDDGGPGPAHNGDAAVATRPKTKPKDGGDGGGGDGEDPEQAKLRAGLNSAIIREKPNVKWNDVAGLESAKQALQEAVILPVKFPQFFTGKRQPWRAFLLYGPPGTGKSYLAKAVATEADSTFFSISSSDLVSKWMGESEKLVSSLFQMARESAPSIIFIDEIDSLCGQRGEGNESEASRRIKTELLVQMQGVGHNDQKVLVLAATNTPYALDQAIRRRFDKRIYIPLPDLKARQHMFKVHLGDTPHSLTESDFESLARKTEGFSGSDISVCVKDVLFEPVRKTQDAMFFFKTSNGMWMPCGPKQSGAVQISMQELAAKGLAEQILPPPISKTDFDKVLARQRPTVSKSDLEVQERFTKEFGEEG, encoded by the exons aTGTACAGCAACTTCAAGGAACAGGCAATCGAGTACGTGAAACAAGCCGTGCAAGAAGACAATGCTGGAAATTACGCAAAAGCCTTCCCTCTTTACATGAACGCCTTGGAGTATTTCAAAACCCACTTGAAGTACGAGAAGAATCCCAAGATTAAGGAGGCGATCACTCAGAAATTCACCGAGTATTTGCGCCGGGCCGAGGAGATCCGTGCCGTTCTGGATGACGGCGGGCCCGGCCCCGCTCACAACGGGGACGCTGCGGTGGCGACCCGGCCTAAGACGAAGCCGAAGGATGGTGGTGATGGTGGCGGCGGTGATGGGGAGGATCCGGAGCAGGCGAAGCTGAGGGCTGGATTGAATTCGGCGATTATTAGGGAGAAGCCTAATGTTAAGTGGAATGACGTGGCGGGTTTAGAAAGCGCTAAGCAAGCTTTGCAGGAGGCTGTGATTTTGCCGGTTAAGTTTCCCCAGTTTTTCACCG GTAAGAGACAACCGTGGAGAGCATTTCTATTGTATGGACCACCTGGAACTGGAAAGTCATACCTGGCCAAGGCTGTTGCAACTGAAGCCGACTCTACATTTTTCAG TATTTCTTCATCAGACCTGGTTTCAAAGTGGATGGGTGAAAGTGAAAAGCTTGTCTCAAGCCTTTTCCAGATGGCTCGTGAAAGTGCTCCttccattatttttattgatgaaataGATTCCTTATGTGGTCAGCGTGGAGAAGGCAATGAGAGCGAAGCTTCTCGGCGCATCAAAACTGAACTTCTTGTACAGATGCAG GGTGTTGGACACAACGATCAGAAAGTTCTTGTTCTTGCTGCAACAAATACTCCCTATGCTCTAGATCAG GCCATCCGGCGACGTTTTGACAAGCGTATATACATCCCTCTTCCAGATTTGAAGGCAAGACAGCACATGTTCAAG GTGCATTTAGGAGATACACCCCACAGTTTGACtgaaagtgattttgaaagtTTAGCTCGCAAGACCGAGGGGTTTTCTGGTTCTGATATTTCCGTTTGT GTAAAGGATGTCTTGTTCGAACCTGTACGGAAAACTCAGGATGCCATGTTTTTCTTTAAGACCTCTAATGGTATGTGGATGCCATGTGGACCGAAGCAATCAGGTGCTGTTCAGATTTCGATGCAGGAGCTTGCAGCAAAAGGGCTTGCAGAACAG ATCCTTCCACCCCCTATTTCGAAAACAGATTTTGATAAAGTTCTTGCAAGACAGAGGCCAACAGTGAGCAAAAGTGATCTTGAAGTTCAAGAGAGATTCACAAAGGAGTTTGGAGAGGAAGGTTAA
- the LOC102616922 gene encoding pentatricopeptide repeat-containing protein At2g27610 → MTLSPALKSLINPQTKQPPKSLRSPFYSKLHAVALSGQTFAGELEFSPSRKDQSLFDRSPQRNFVEYNRLLFEYCRDSLHHEALNLFLGIRRLGLPLFGSTLSSVLKTCGCLFDHVFGRQVHCECVKSGFARDVSVSTSLVDLYMRTNNVEDGRRVFDDMNESNVVSWTSLLSGYARNKMNDRVLELFHRMQVEGIKPNSFTFSTVLGVLADDGIVATAVQVHTMVIKNGGEVVTSVCNALISMYLKSKMVRDARAVFDGMEDRDSITWNSMVAGYVTNELHMEAFETFNNMGLAGAELTRSTFVSVIKLCATTKELRLARQLHSQVLKNGIDFDHNIRTGLMVAYSKCGEMEDASKIFSMMREMKDVVSWTAMISGHLQNGAINLAVNFFCQMTREGVRPNGFTYSIILTAQPAVSPFQVHAHIIKTNYEKSFSVGTALLNAYVKKGILDEAAKVFELIDEKDIVAWSAMLAGYAQIGDTEGAVKIYRQLTSEGVKPNEFTFSSVINACTAPSAAVEQGKQFHACSIKAKLNNALCVSSALVTMYSKKGNIESASEVFKRQRKRDLVSWNSMICGYAQHGHAKKALEVFKEMRRQDLEFDGITFIGVITACTHAGLVDEGQQYFDIMVNEHHIYPTMEHYSCMVDLYSRAGMLEKAMDIINRMPFAASATVWRTVLAACRVHRNIDLGKLAGEKLISLQPHDSAIYVLLSNMYAATGHWQERARVRKLMNDRKVKKEAGYSWIEVKNKTYSFLAGDISHPQSNQIYSKLEELSTRLKDAGYKPDTSYVLQDIDDEHKEAILSQHSERLAIAFGLVATPAGAPLQIVKNLRVCGDCHTVIKLISKLERRDIVVRDTNRFHHFKEGLCSCGDYW, encoded by the coding sequence ATGACTCTGAGCCCCGCTTTAAAATCCCTTATAAATCCTCAAACTAAGCAACCTCCCAAGAGCCTCAGAAGCCCATTTTACTCAAAGTTACACGCCGTTGCCTTAAGTGGACAAACCTTCGCAGGAGAGCTGGAATTCTCCCCCTCGAGGAAAGACCAGAGCCTGTTCGATAGAAGTCCTCAAAGAAACTTTGTAGAATACAATCGCCTACTTTTTGAGTACTGTCGCGATAGTCTCCACCACGAAGCTCTTAATCTATTCTTGGGTATCCGCCGCTTGGGTTTGCCCCTTTTTGGGTCAACTCTGTCTTCAGTGTTGAAGACATGTGGATGCTTGTTTGATCATGTTTTTGGTAGACAAGTACATTGTGAGTGCGTTAAGTCCGGTTTTGCTAGGGATGTTAGTGTTAGCACTTCTCTTGTTGATTTATATATGAGGACTAACAATGTGGAAGATGGAAGGAGAGTTTTTGATGATATGAATGAGAGTAATGTGGTTTCTTGGACTTCATTGTTAAGTGGTTATGCACGTAATAAAATGAATGATAGAGTGTTGGAGCTGTTTCATAGGATGCAAGTTGAGGGTATTAAGCCTAATTCGTTTACATTTTCAACTGTTCTTGGAGTTTTAGCTGATGACGGAATAGTTGCGACGGCGGTTCAAGTTCATACCATGGTTATAAAGAATGGGGGTGAGGTGGTGACATCTGTGTGCAATGCTTTGATTAGTATGTACTTGAAATCAAAGATGGTTAGGGATGCTAGGGCTGTTTTTGATGGCATGGAGGACAGGGATTCAATCACTTGGAATAGCATGGTTGCAGGTTACGTTACCAATGAGCTTCATATGGAAgcttttgaaacattcaacAATATGGGACTTGCAGGTGCAGAGCTCACAAGGTCAACTTTTGTTTCTGTTATAAAGTTATGTGCTACTACTAAAGAACTGAGGCTTGCACGTCAGCTACATTCTCAGGTTTTAAAGAATGGTATAGATTTTGATCACAACATTAGAACAGGACTCATGGTTGCTTACAGTAAGTGTGGTGAAATGGAAGATGCCAGTAAAATATTCTCTATGATGCGTGAAATGAAAGATGTGGTATCATGGACCGCCATGATTAGCGGTCATTTGCAGAATGGTGCAATAAATCTAgcagtgaattttttttgccaAATGACCAGGGAAGGTGTTAGACCAAATGGTTTTACTTATTCCATAATTCTTACGGCACAGCCTGCTGTTTCTCCTTTCCAAGTACATGCACACATCATCAAAACTAATTATGAGAAGTCATTTTCAGTTGGAACTGCACTTTTAAATGCTTATGTTAAGAAAGGAATACTGGATGAAGCTGCTAAGGTTTTTGAACTCATTGATGAGAAGGACATTGTAGCATGGTCAGCGATGCTTGCTGGATATGCTCAAATTGGAGACACTGAAGGGGCTGTCAAGATATACAGACAGTTGACAAGTGAGGGGGTTAAACCCAATGAGTTTACTTTTTCTAGTGTCATAAATGCCTGTACTGCACCATCAGCAGCAGTTGAACAGGGCAAACAATTTCATGCATGCTCAATTAAAGCAAAATTGAATAATGCTTTATGTGTCAGCAGCGCTCTTGTTACCATGTATTCAAAGAAAGGGAATATTGAGAGTGCAAGTGAAGTTTTTAAGAGGCAAAGGAAAAGAGATTTGGTTTCATGGAACTCGATGATCTGTGGATATGCACAGCATGGTCACGCAAAGAAAGCTCTTGAGGTTTTTAAAGAAATGCGAAGACAAGACTTGGAATTTGATGGTATAACATTCATTGGTGTCATTACTGCCTGCACTCATGCTGGTTTAGTAGATGAAGGTCAACAGTACTTTGATATCATGGTAAATGAGCACCACATTTATCCAACAATGGAGCACTATTCTTGCATGGTTGATTTATATAGCCGAGCTGGAATGCTTGAAAAAGCCATGGATATCATCAACAGAATGCCATTTGCTGCTAGTGCAACTGTGTGGCGAACTGTCTTGGCTGCCTGCCGTGTTCACCGTAATATAGATCTGGGAAAACTTGCGGGGGAAAAGCTCATTTCACTTCAACCACATGACTCAGCTATATACGTACTGTTATCAAATATGTATGCTGCAACAGGACATTGGCAAGAGAGAGCTAGAGTGAGGAAGCTAATGAATGatagaaaagtgaaaaaagaagCTGGCTACAGCTGGATTGAAGTGAAGAACAAAACCTACTCATTCTTGGCTGGTGATATCTCACATCCACagtcaaatcaaatttattctaAACTTGAAGAGTTAAGTACCCGATTAAAGGATGCAGGCTATAAGCCTGATACAAGTTATGTGCTTCAGGACATTGATGATGAACACAAAGAAGCCATTCTTTCTCAACACAGTGAAAGGCTGGCCATTGCTTTTGGATTGGTTGCCACTCCTGCCGGGGCTCCTTTGCAGATTGTCAAGAACCTTAGAGTCTGCGGTGACTGTCATACTGTCATAAAGTTAATATCAAAGCTTGAAAGAAGAGATATTGTTGTTCGGGATACAAATCGCTTCCACCACTTTAAGGAAGGTTTATGCTCTTGCGGGGATTATTGGTGA